From Camelina sativa cultivar DH55 chromosome 20, Cs, whole genome shotgun sequence, the proteins below share one genomic window:
- the LOC104768592 gene encoding triacylglycerol lipase SDP1 isoform X2 produces MDISNEASVDPFSIGPTSIMGRTIAFRVLFCRSMAQLRRDLFRFLLHWFLRFKLTVSPFVSWFHPRNPQGILAVVTIIAFVLKRYTNVKIKAEMAYRRKFWRNMMRTALTYEEWAHAAKMLEKETPKLNESDLYDEELVKNKLQELRHRRQEGSLRDIMFCMRADLVRNLGNMCNSELHKGRLQVPRHIKEYIDEVSTQLRMVCNSDSEELSLEEKLSFMHETRHAFGRTALLLSGGASLGAFHVGVVRTLVEHKLLPRIIAGSSVGSIICAVVASRSWPELQSFFENSLHSLQFFDQLGGVFSIVKRVMTQGALHDIRQLQCMLRNLTSNLTFQEAYDMTGRILGITVCSPRKHEPPRCLNYLTSPHVVIWSAVTASCAFPGLFEAQELMAKDRSGEIVPYHPPFNLGPEVGTKSSGRRWRDGSLEVDLPMMQLKELFNVNHFIVSQANPHIAPLLRLKDLVRAYGGRFAAKLAHLVEMEVKHRCNQVLELGFPLGGLAKLFAQEWEGDVTVVMPATLAQYSKIIQNPTHLDLQKAANQGRRCTWEKLSAIKSNCGIELALDDSVAILNHMRRLKKSAERAASATSSSHHGLASTTRFNASRRIPSWNVIARENSTGSLDDLAADNNNLHASSGRNLSDSETESVELSSSWTRTGGPLMRTASANKFIDFVQSLDIDIALARGFSSSPNSPAVPPGGPFSPSARSMSAHSDSEPNSNSNNNTTSRITVTEGDLLQPERTSNGFVLNVVKRENLGMSSIGGNQNTELPESVQLEIPEKEMDNSSVSEHEVDDDDEHEQEDNNGATVSSPVTESSEDSGLQEPVSGSVIDG; encoded by the exons atggATATAAGTAATGAAGCAAGTGTTGATCCTTTTTCGATTGGACCAACATCGATCATGGGTCGAACCATTGCTTTCAGAGTCTTGTTCTGTAGATCAATGGCACAGCTTAGGCGTGATCTTTTTCGGTTCTTGCTGCATTGGTTCCTTAGGTTTAAGCTGACCGTATCACCGTTTGTGTCGTGGTTTCATCCTCGGAACCCGCAAGGGATCTTAGCGGTTGTTACGATTATTGCTTTCGTGTTGAAACGTTACACCAATGTGAAGATAAAAGCGGAAATGGCTTACAGGAGGAAGTTTTGGAGGAATATGATGAGGACGGCTTTGACTTATGAGGAATGGGCTCATGCTGCTAAGATGTTGGAGAAGGAGACGCCGAAGCTGAATGAATCTGATCTTTATGATGAAGAGTTGGTTAAGAACAAGCTTCAGGAGCTTCGTCATCGTCGCCAAGAAGGTTCGCTTAGAGACATCATGTTTTGTATGAGAGCTGATCTCGTGAGGAATCTTGGTAATATGTGTAACTCGGAGCTTCATAAAGGTAGACTTCAGGTTCCTAGACATATCAAAGAGTATATCGATGAGGTCTCTACTCAGTTGAGAATGGTCTGTAACTCTGACTCAGAGGAGCTTTCTTTGGAAGAGAAGCTTTCCTTTATGCACGAAACACGGCATGCCTTTGGTAGAACGGCTTTGCTTTTGAGTGGTGGGGCTTCTCTTGGTGCGTTTCATGTTGGTGTGGTTAGGACTTTGGTTGAGCATAAGCTTTTACCTCGGATCATTGCTGGTTCTAGTGTCGGATCTATTATTTGTGCTGTTGTGGCCTCAAGGTCTTGGCCGGAGCTACAAAGTTTCTTTGAGAATTCTTTGCATTCTTTACAGTTCTTTGATCAGCTTGGAGGCGTTTTCTCAATTGTGAAACGAGTAATGACACAAGGCGCTCTACACGATATCAGACAGTTACAGTGTATGCTTAGAAACCTCACAAGCAATCTCACATTCCAAGAAGCTTATGACATGACAGGAAGGATACTTGGGATAACCGTTTGTTCCCCAAGAAAGCATGAACCTCCTCGGTGTCTTAACTATTTGACTTCGCCTCATGTGGTTATATGGAGCGCAGTGACTGCTTCTTGTGCTTTCCCCGGTCTCTTTGAAGCTCAAGAGCTAATGGCTAAAGATCGAAGTGGAGAGATTGTGCCATATCATCCACCTTTCAATTTGGGTCCAGAAGTAGGCACTAAATCATCTGGACGTCGATGGAGAGATGGTAGTTTGGAGGTTGATTTACCAATGATGCAGCTGAAGGAACTGTTCAATGTGAATCATTTTATTGTGAGTCAAGCCAATCCTCACATTGCTCCCTTACTCCGTCTGAAAGATTTAGTTCGAGCTTATGGTGGTAGATTTGCAGCTAAG cTCGCGCATCTAGTGGAGATGGAGGTCAAACATAGATGCAACCAGGTATTAGAGCTTGGTTTTCCACTTGGTGGACTTGCAAAGCTATTTGCTCAGGAGTGGGAAGGTGATGTAACAGTTGTAATGCCTGCTACTCTTGCTCAG TACTCGAAGATTATACAAAACCCGACTCATCTCGATCTTCAGAAAGCGGCTAACCAAGGAAGAAGATGCACTTGGGAGAAGCTTTCAGCCATAAAATCAAACTGCGGGATCGAGCTTGCTCTTGATGATTCTGTCGCTATACTTAACCATATGCGTAGGCTCAAGAAAAGCGCCGAGAGAGCCGCCAGTGCCACGTCATCGTCTCATCATGGATTAGCTTCAACCACCAGATTCAATGCTTCTAGAAGAATCCCATCTTGGAACGTCATTGCTAGAGAGAACTCAACGGGTTCGCTCGATGATCTAGCCGCTGACAACAACAATCTCCATGCTTCTTCGGGCAGGAATCTAAGCGACAGTGAAACAGAGAGTGTGGAACTGAGTTCTTCTTGGACAAGAACTGGTGGACCTTTGATGAGAACAGCTTCTGCTAATAAGTTCATTGACTTCGTTCAGTCTCTTGATATCGACATTGCATTGGCGAGAGGGTTCAGTAGCAGTCCCAATTCTCCAGCAGTTCCTCCTGGTGGTCCGTTTAGTCCAAGCGCGAGATCCATGTCTGCTCATTCCGATAGCGAACcaaacagcaacagcaacaacaacactacTTCAAGAATAACAGTTACTGAAGGTGATCTTCTACAGCCTGAGAGAACAAGTAACGGGTTTGTGTTAAATGTTGTTAAAAGAGAGAACTTGGGAATGTCATCTATAGGGGGGAATCAAAATACAGAGTTACCGGAGAGTGTACAGCTTGAGATACCGGAGAAAGAGATGGATAATAGCTCTGTATCCGAACATGAAGTAGACGATGACGATGAACATGAACAAGAAGATAATAACGGTGCAACGGTCTCGAGTCCGGTTACTGAAT CTTCAGAAGATTCCGGTTTACAAGAACCGGTGTCTGGTAGTGTTATAGATGGTTAG
- the LOC104768592 gene encoding triacylglycerol lipase SDP1 isoform X1 yields the protein MDISNEASVDPFSIGPTSIMGRTIAFRVLFCRSMAQLRRDLFRFLLHWFLRFKLTVSPFVSWFHPRNPQGILAVVTIIAFVLKRYTNVKIKAEMAYRRKFWRNMMRTALTYEEWAHAAKMLEKETPKLNESDLYDEELVKNKLQELRHRRQEGSLRDIMFCMRADLVRNLGNMCNSELHKGRLQVPRHIKEYIDEVSTQLRMVCNSDSEELSLEEKLSFMHETRHAFGRTALLLSGGASLGAFHVGVVRTLVEHKLLPRIIAGSSVGSIICAVVASRSWPELQSFFENSLHSLQFFDQLGGVFSIVKRVMTQGALHDIRQLQCMLRNLTSNLTFQEAYDMTGRILGITVCSPRKHEPPRCLNYLTSPHVVIWSAVTASCAFPGLFEAQELMAKDRSGEIVPYHPPFNLGPEVGTKSSGRRWRDGSLEVDLPMMQLKELFNVNHFIVSQANPHIAPLLRLKDLVRAYGGRFAAKLAHLVEMEVKHRCNQVLELGFPLGGLAKLFAQEWEGDVTVVMPATLAQYSKIIQNPTHLDLQKAANQGRRCTWEKLSAIKSNCGIELALDDSVAILNHMRRLKKSAERAASATSSSHHGLASTTRFNASRRIPSWNVIARENSTGSLDDLAADNNNLHASSGRNLSDSETESVELSSSWTRTGGPLMRTASANKFIDFVQSLDIDIALARGFSSSPNSPAVPPGGPFSPSARSMSAHSDSEPNSNSNNNTTSRITVTEGDLLQPERTSNGFVLNVVKRENLGMSSIGGNQNTELPESVQLEIPEKEMDNSSVSEHEVDDDDEHEQEDNNGATVSSPVTESSEDSGLQEPVSGSVIDG from the exons atggATATAAGTAATGAAGCAAGTGTTGATCCTTTTTCGATTGGACCAACATCGATCATGGGTCGAACCATTGCTTTCAGAGTCTTGTTCTGTAGATCAATGGCACAGCTTAGGCGTGATCTTTTTCGGTTCTTGCTGCATTGGTTCCTTAGGTTTAAGCTGACCGTATCACCGTTTGTGTCGTGGTTTCATCCTCGGAACCCGCAAGGGATCTTAGCGGTTGTTACGATTATTGCTTTCGTGTTGAAACGTTACACCAATGTGAAGATAAAAGCGGAAATGGCTTACAGGAGGAAGTTTTGGAGGAATATGATGAGGACGGCTTTGACTTATGAGGAATGGGCTCATGCTGCTAAGATGTTGGAGAAGGAGACGCCGAAGCTGAATGAATCTGATCTTTATGATGAAGAGTTGGTTAAGAACAAGCTTCAGGAGCTTCGTCATCGTCGCCAAGAAGGTTCGCTTAGAGACATCATGTTTTGTATGAGAGCTGATCTCGTGAGGAATCTTGGTAATATGTGTAACTCGGAGCTTCATAAAGGTAGACTTCAGGTTCCTAGACATATCAAAGAGTATATCGATGAGGTCTCTACTCAGTTGAGAATGGTCTGTAACTCTGACTCAGAGGAGCTTTCTTTGGAAGAGAAGCTTTCCTTTATGCACGAAACACGGCATGCCTTTGGTAGAACGGCTTTGCTTTTGAGTGGTGGGGCTTCTCTTGGTGCGTTTCATGTTGGTGTGGTTAGGACTTTGGTTGAGCATAAGCTTTTACCTCGGATCATTGCTGGTTCTAGTGTCGGATCTATTATTTGTGCTGTTGTGGCCTCAAGGTCTTGGCCGGAGCTACAAAGTTTCTTTGAGAATTCTTTGCATTCTTTACAGTTCTTTGATCAGCTTGGAGGCGTTTTCTCAATTGTGAAACGAGTAATGACACAAGGCGCTCTACACGATATCAGACAGTTACAGTGTATGCTTAGAAACCTCACAAGCAATCTCACATTCCAAGAAGCTTATGACATGACAGGAAGGATACTTGGGATAACCGTTTGTTCCCCAAGAAAGCATGAACCTCCTCGGTGTCTTAACTATTTGACTTCGCCTCATGTGGTTATATGGAGCGCAGTGACTGCTTCTTGTGCTTTCCCCGGTCTCTTTGAAGCTCAAGAGCTAATGGCTAAAGATCGAAGTGGAGAGATTGTGCCATATCATCCACCTTTCAATTTGGGTCCAGAAGTAGGCACTAAATCATCTGGACGTCGATGGAGAGATGGTAGTTTGGAGGTTGATTTACCAATGATGCAGCTGAAGGAACTGTTCAATGTGAATCATTTTATTGTGAGTCAAGCCAATCCTCACATTGCTCCCTTACTCCGTCTGAAAGATTTAGTTCGAGCTTATGGTGGTAGATTTGCAGCTAAG cTCGCGCATCTAGTGGAGATGGAGGTCAAACATAGATGCAACCAGGTATTAGAGCTTGGTTTTCCACTTGGTGGACTTGCAAAGCTATTTGCTCAGGAGTGGGAAGGTGATGTAACAGTTGTAATGCCTGCTACTCTTGCTCAG TACTCGAAGATTATACAAAACCCGACTCATCTCGATCTTCAGAAAGCGGCTAACCAAGGAAGAAGATGCACTTGGGAGAAGCTTTCAGCCATAAAATCAAACTGCGGGATCGAGCTTGCTCTTGATGATTCTGTCGCTATACTTAACCATATGCGTAGGCTCAAGAAAAGCGCCGAGAGAGCCGCCAGTGCCACGTCATCGTCTCATCATGGATTAGCTTCAACCACCAGATTCAATGCTTCTAGAAGAATCCCATCTTGGAACGTCATTGCTAGAGAGAACTCAACGGGTTCGCTCGATGATCTAGCCGCTGACAACAACAATCTCCATGCTTCTTCGGGCAGGAATCTAAGCGACAGTGAAACAGAGAGTGTGGAACTGAGTTCTTCTTGGACAAGAACTGGTGGACCTTTGATGAGAACAGCTTCTGCTAATAAGTTCATTGACTTCGTTCAGTCTCTTGATATCGACATTGCATTGGCGAGAGGGTTCAGTAGCAGTCCCAATTCTCCAGCAGTTCCTCCTGGTGGTCCGTTTAGTCCAAGCGCGAGATCCATGTCTGCTCATTCCGATAGCGAACcaaacagcaacagcaacaacaacactacTTCAAGAATAACAGTTACTGAAGGTGATCTTCTACAGCCTGAGAGAACAAGTAACGGGTTTGTGTTAAATGTTGTTAAAAGAGAGAACTTGGGAATGTCATCTATAGGGGGGAATCAAAATACAGAGTTACCGGAGAGTGTACAGCTTGAGATACCGGAGAAAGAGATGGATAATAGCTCTGTATCCGAACATGAAGTAGACGATGACGATGAACATGAACAAGAAGATAATAACGGTGCAACGGTCTCGAGTCCGGTTACTGAATCTTCAGAAG ATTCCGGTTTACAAGAACCGGTGTCTGGTAGTGTTATAGATGGTTAG
- the LOC104768595 gene encoding defensin-like protein 301 — MEKVRSIFVVLLLISSCLIMRSEGQFRCKSARDCDPRAWKLATHIICDKNHKCTCADGAPIGHECNSIKDCYLSAGCPPNSHVVCERHICTCVPKLI, encoded by the exons atggaaaaagtaAGAAGCATTTTCGTTGTTCTTCTCCTAATTTCTTCAT GTTTGATAATGAGGAGTGAAGGTCAGTTTCGATGTAAGAGTGCTAGGGATTGTGATCCTCGTGCTTGGAAACTAGCGACACATATAATATGTGATAAAAACCACAAATGTACATGTGCTGATGGTGCTCCTATTGGTCATGAATGTAATAGCATCAAAGACTGTTACCTTTCTGCAGGTTGTCCACCAAACTCTCATGTTGTCTGCGAAAGGCACATATGCACATGTGTCCccaaattgatttaa